The proteins below are encoded in one region of Mauremys reevesii isolate NIE-2019 linkage group 15, ASM1616193v1, whole genome shotgun sequence:
- the LOC120382830 gene encoding TBC1 domain family member 24-like isoform X2 translates to MLQVGLGLPGSPRGAAEDFPLDQLGKRNRSYSALMSSGGGDVEAAQGPADSPQVPVLIISEAETWDIDASSCMGCGQFVDWDKMPELDQQPSAQSQSLTQTSKELKKLAREGHWATNHALRARAYQQIIQHIPCRLVTPDALVYRDVASRLFGKQSVSSHPLPEFLGGCGMPTYCLTMEGVTAVKKILICLGNLFPDITYSPILPAVVALLLHYSEDEAQCFENVSRLIACNDSHTSYIDQSFLAHQASRMTFGDLANKHCPAAHRLIASTSENVFEVYSEWLGWIFGDLPFDYAIRVLDVYLLEGQKVLYRIALALLRQHRLSVTSGELEVANVKGDLKAFVQNIREHLTVDKLLERAFGIRLFSRKEIWLLQMANRKALAEKGVTVVQRRQLFHLAVDMLNFSSAIVTAQEMRIMWSWIPERFSLFPPVLLFSTSENGYSLQRFYSCCEGYEPTVLLIKTTQGEVCGAFLSSDWNERKKSGGASSFFGTGECFVFSVRPETERYEWVFIKKPELTKAVPRSPRQRLPSPASPVLSTSPPSGHLASSNHLTVPMLQRVKAHLSPYLAIRHFLLPSKTASMFMSGTREGIVIGGGGGQALYIDADLYYGRTEHCETFDNPPLCQENFQVQLLEAWGFQNA, encoded by the exons ATGTTACAGGTTGGGCTGGGCCTCCCTGGCTCCCCGAGGGGTGCTGCAGAAGATTTCCCTTTGGATCAGCTGGGAAAGAGGAACAGGTCCTACTCGGCCCTGATGAGCTCAGGTGGAGGTGATGTGGAAGCCGCACAAG GGCCAGCTGATTCTCCTCAAGTCCCAGTGCTGATCATCTCTGAGGCTGAGACTTGGGACATCGATGCATCCTCTTGCATGGGCTGTGGACAGTTTGTGGATTGGGATAAGATGCCCGAGTTGGATCAGCAGCCAAGCGCTCAGAGTCAGAGTCTCACCCAAACCAGCAAAGAGCTGAAAAAGCTGGCAAGAGAAGGCCATTGGGCTACCAACCATGCACTCAGAGCTCGGGCTTACCAGCAGATCATCCAGCACATCCCATGCCGGCTTGTGACCCCCGATGCTCTGGTTTACAGGGATGTCGCAAGCAGGCTGTTTGGAAAGCAGAGTGTGAGCTCCCACCCCTTGCCTGAATTCCTTGGCGGGTGCGGGATGCCCACTTACTGCCTGACTATGGAAGGTGTAACTGCTGTGAAGAAAATACTCATCTGCCTTGGCAACCTCTTCCCCGACATCACCTACAGCCCAATCCTCCCCGCTGTCGTGGCTCTGCTGCTGCATTACAGTGAAGATGAAGCTCAGTGCTTTGAGAATGTCTCTCGCCTCATCGCTTGTAATGACTCCCATACCAGCTACATAGACCAGTCCTTCCTGGCCCACCAGGCCTCCCGTATGACTTTTGGGGATCTGGCCAACaagcactgcccagcagcccacAGATTAATAGCCAGCACCTCTGAGAATGTCTTTGAGGTCTATTCTGAATGGTTGGGGTGGATCTTTGGTGACCTTCCATTTGATTACGCTATCCGCGTACTTGATGTGTACCTGCTGGAGGGACAGAAAGTCCTCTACCGGATCGCTCTGGCCTTGCTGAGGCAACACAGGCTTTCAGTGACCTCCGGAGAACTGGAAGTGGCCAATGTCAAGGGAGATCTGAAGGCTTTCGTGCAGAACATTAGGGAGCACCTGACGGTTGACAAGCTCCTAGAGAGAGCCTTTGGTATTCGGCTGTTCTCCCGCAAGGAAATCTGGCTTCTTCAGATGGCCAACAGGAAAGCGCTGGCGGAGAAAGGTGTAACTGTGGTGCAGCGCAG gCAGCTGTTCCACCTGGCAGTAGACATGCTGAATTTCAGCTCTGCCATCGTGACTGCTCAGGAGATGCGCATCATGTGGTCCTGGATTCCCGAGCGATTCTCCTTATTCCCACCTGTCCTGTTATTCTCCACCTCAGAAAACGGATACAGCCTGCAAAG GTTTTACTCATGCTGTGAAGGTTACGAACCAACAGTACTGCTCATAAAAACGACCCAGGGGGAA GTGTGTGGTGCGTTCCTCTCTTCTGACTGGAATGAAAGGAAAAAGAGTGGGGGAGCGTCCAGCTTCTTTGGAACAGGGGAATGCTTTGTTTTCAGC GTACGCCCTGAAACGGAGAGATACGAGTGGGTGTTCATCAAGAAACCAGAGCTGACCAAAGCAGTGCCGCGCTCCCCACGCCAGCGCCTTCCTTCTCCCGCCTCCCCTGTCCTCAGCACATCTCCTCCCAGTGGCCACTTAGCCAGTTCCAACCATCTGACTGTGCCCATGTTGCAGAGGGTGAAAGCTCACCTCTCCCCATACCTGGCAATCAGACACTTCCTCCTGCCTTCGAAAACAGCCTCCATGTTCATGTCAGGGACTCGGGAAGGAATCGTTATCG GTGGTGGTGGAGGCCAAGCTCTGTACATTGATGCTGATCTCTACTATGGGAGAACGGAGCACTGCGAGACATTTGACAACCCTCCTCTCTGTCAAGAGAACTTCCaggtgcagctcctggaagcctgGGGCTTTCAAAATGCCTAA
- the LOC120382830 gene encoding TBC1 domain family member 24-like isoform X1: MLQVGLGLPGSPRGAAEDFPLDQLGKRNRSYSALMSSGGGDVEAAQGPADSPQVPVLIISEAETWDIDASSCMGCGQFVDWDKMPELDQQPSAQSQSLTQTSKELKKLAREGHWATNHALRARAYQQIIQHIPCRLVTPDALVYRDVASRLFGKQSVSSHPLPEFLGGCGMPTYCLTMEGVTAVKKILICLGNLFPDITYSPILPAVVALLLHYSEDEAQCFENVSRLIACNDSHTSYIDQSFLAHQASRMTFGDLANKHCPAAHRLIASTSENVFEVYSEWLGWIFGDLPFDYAIRVLDVYLLEGQKVLYRIALALLRQHRLSVTSGELEVANVKGDLKAFVQNIREHLTVDKLLERAFGIRLFSRKEIWLLQMANRKALAEKGVTVVQRRQLFHLAVDMLNFSSAIVTAQEMRIMWSWIPERFSLFPPVLLFSTSENGYSLQRFYSCCEGYEPTVLLIKTTQGEVCGAFLSSDWNERKKSGGASSFFGTGECFVFSVRPETERYEWVFIKKPELTKAVPRSPRQRLPSPASPVLSTSPPSGHLASSNHLTVPMLQRVKAHLSPYLAIRHFLLPSKTASMFMSGTREGIVIGGGGGQALYIDADLYYGRTEHCETFDNPPLCQENFQLFRAEVINTSKGSSPRNAMRQEEGTISNSHTSQLCSHVNN; encoded by the exons ATGTTACAGGTTGGGCTGGGCCTCCCTGGCTCCCCGAGGGGTGCTGCAGAAGATTTCCCTTTGGATCAGCTGGGAAAGAGGAACAGGTCCTACTCGGCCCTGATGAGCTCAGGTGGAGGTGATGTGGAAGCCGCACAAG GGCCAGCTGATTCTCCTCAAGTCCCAGTGCTGATCATCTCTGAGGCTGAGACTTGGGACATCGATGCATCCTCTTGCATGGGCTGTGGACAGTTTGTGGATTGGGATAAGATGCCCGAGTTGGATCAGCAGCCAAGCGCTCAGAGTCAGAGTCTCACCCAAACCAGCAAAGAGCTGAAAAAGCTGGCAAGAGAAGGCCATTGGGCTACCAACCATGCACTCAGAGCTCGGGCTTACCAGCAGATCATCCAGCACATCCCATGCCGGCTTGTGACCCCCGATGCTCTGGTTTACAGGGATGTCGCAAGCAGGCTGTTTGGAAAGCAGAGTGTGAGCTCCCACCCCTTGCCTGAATTCCTTGGCGGGTGCGGGATGCCCACTTACTGCCTGACTATGGAAGGTGTAACTGCTGTGAAGAAAATACTCATCTGCCTTGGCAACCTCTTCCCCGACATCACCTACAGCCCAATCCTCCCCGCTGTCGTGGCTCTGCTGCTGCATTACAGTGAAGATGAAGCTCAGTGCTTTGAGAATGTCTCTCGCCTCATCGCTTGTAATGACTCCCATACCAGCTACATAGACCAGTCCTTCCTGGCCCACCAGGCCTCCCGTATGACTTTTGGGGATCTGGCCAACaagcactgcccagcagcccacAGATTAATAGCCAGCACCTCTGAGAATGTCTTTGAGGTCTATTCTGAATGGTTGGGGTGGATCTTTGGTGACCTTCCATTTGATTACGCTATCCGCGTACTTGATGTGTACCTGCTGGAGGGACAGAAAGTCCTCTACCGGATCGCTCTGGCCTTGCTGAGGCAACACAGGCTTTCAGTGACCTCCGGAGAACTGGAAGTGGCCAATGTCAAGGGAGATCTGAAGGCTTTCGTGCAGAACATTAGGGAGCACCTGACGGTTGACAAGCTCCTAGAGAGAGCCTTTGGTATTCGGCTGTTCTCCCGCAAGGAAATCTGGCTTCTTCAGATGGCCAACAGGAAAGCGCTGGCGGAGAAAGGTGTAACTGTGGTGCAGCGCAG gCAGCTGTTCCACCTGGCAGTAGACATGCTGAATTTCAGCTCTGCCATCGTGACTGCTCAGGAGATGCGCATCATGTGGTCCTGGATTCCCGAGCGATTCTCCTTATTCCCACCTGTCCTGTTATTCTCCACCTCAGAAAACGGATACAGCCTGCAAAG GTTTTACTCATGCTGTGAAGGTTACGAACCAACAGTACTGCTCATAAAAACGACCCAGGGGGAA GTGTGTGGTGCGTTCCTCTCTTCTGACTGGAATGAAAGGAAAAAGAGTGGGGGAGCGTCCAGCTTCTTTGGAACAGGGGAATGCTTTGTTTTCAGC GTACGCCCTGAAACGGAGAGATACGAGTGGGTGTTCATCAAGAAACCAGAGCTGACCAAAGCAGTGCCGCGCTCCCCACGCCAGCGCCTTCCTTCTCCCGCCTCCCCTGTCCTCAGCACATCTCCTCCCAGTGGCCACTTAGCCAGTTCCAACCATCTGACTGTGCCCATGTTGCAGAGGGTGAAAGCTCACCTCTCCCCATACCTGGCAATCAGACACTTCCTCCTGCCTTCGAAAACAGCCTCCATGTTCATGTCAGGGACTCGGGAAGGAATCGTTATCG GTGGTGGTGGAGGCCAAGCTCTGTACATTGATGCTGATCTCTACTATGGGAGAACGGAGCACTGCGAGACATTTGACAACCCTCCTCTCTGTCAAGAGAACTTCCag